The following proteins come from a genomic window of Lolium rigidum isolate FL_2022 chromosome 5, APGP_CSIRO_Lrig_0.1, whole genome shotgun sequence:
- the LOC124655986 gene encoding DNA polymerase epsilon subunit B-like, which yields MAAPSAAMRKKLQRKFRLRGFTLKVDALEEAAAFLDRFPDAEDDALDLLLDELDKEPLKSSILDRDAVRRVVSLLVEAEEAVDAASPAATSARSALRVVDSFVVPRFHYDPIKKVFYEHTGRLSIHGEAGDKAALYRDRYQVLLQRLARDKYFSRPAFETVMTESDSCEITSIQSLIGCTGRRWIMGVISQLEERQFYLEDLTGAVPIDLANAKITSGFFVENTVIVAEGELLSNGIFQVNTCGFPPLEDREASLSLLMGLDFFGGGVIPTEETLRLSSLENKAVNDMFVILSDVWLDNPETMEKLGVVLDGYESVEVVPSLFVLMGNFCSQPCNLAFSSFEELRLQFGKLGEMIAARTRLKEHSRFLFIPGPDDAGPSKALPRCALPKYLIEELQKHIPNAIFVSNPCRVKFYTQEIVFFRQDLLYRMRRSCLIPPTTEETSDPFEHLVATITHQSHLCPLPLTVQPIIWNYDHCLRLYPTPHTIVLGDKSEQKAFKYTGITCFNPGSFANDSTFAAYRPCTKEVELSALES from the exons ATGGCGGCGCCGTCGGCAGCCATGCGCAAGAAGCTGCAGCGCAAGTTCCGGCTGCGGGGCTTCACCCTCAAGGTCGACGCCCTCGAGGAGGCCGCCGCCTTCCTCGACCGCTTCCCCGACGCCGAGGACGACGCGCTCGACCTCCTCCTCGACGAGCTCGACAAAGAGCCGC TGAAATCATCTATACTGGATCGGGACGCTGTCCGGCGTGTGGTGTCCCTGCTCgtcgaggcggaggaggcggtcgacgcggcgtctccggcggccaCCAGCGCCCGGTCGGCACTGCGGGTGGTTGACTCGTTCGTCGTGCCCCGCTTCCACTACGACCCAATCAAGAAAGTGTTCTACGA GCATACTGGAAGATTATCCATCCATGGAGAAGCTGGAGATAAAGCTGCCCTTTACAGGGACAGATATCAAGTGCTGCTTCAGAGGCTCGCTCGTGATAAATATTTCTCGAGGCCAGCTTTTGAGACTGTTATGACTGAAAGTGATAGTTGTGAG ATAACTTCTATACAATCTTTAATTGGGTGCACTGGACGGAGATGGATTATGGGAGTCATATCACAATTGGAGGAACGCCAATTTTACTTGGAAGATCTTACTGGAGCAGTGCCAATTGACTTAGCAAATGCA AAAATCACTTCAGGTTTCTTTGTTGAAAACACTGTAATTGTAGCAGAAGGGGAACTGCTTTCGAATGGCATTTTCCAG GTCAATACATGTGGGTTTCCTCCCTTAGAGGACAGAGAGGCATCACTTTCACTCCTTATGGGACTTGATTTCTTTGGTGGAGGTGTCATACCAACTGAAGAAACA CTAAGACTATCGTCACTAGAAAATAAGGCTGTGAATGACATGTTCGTCATACTTTCTGATGTTTGGCTGGACAATCCTGAG ACTATGGAGAAGTTAGGCGTTGTCCTTGATGGCTATGAAAGTGTGGAAGTGGTTCCTTCTCTGTTTGTTTTAATGGGAAATTTCTGCTCTCAGCCCTGCAATCTGGCATTTAGTTCATTTGAAGAACTCAG ATTGCAGTTTGGGAAGCTTGGTGAGATGATCGCAGCTCGAACTAGGTTAAAGGAACATAGTCGTTTCTTATTCATTCCTGGTCCTGACGATGCAG GACCTTCGAAAGCTCTCCCAAGGTGTGCACTCCCGAAATATCTAATTGAAGAACTTCAGAAGCACATCCCAAATGCTATATTTGTAAGCAACCCTTGCAG GGTGAAGTTTTATACACAAGAAATCGTGTTTTTTCGGCAAGATCTCCTTTACAGGATGCGGCGGTCATGTCTGATTCCACCAACAACGGAAGAAACAAGCGACCCATTTGAACAT CTAGTAGCAACTATCACCCACCAGAGTCATCTGTGTCCATTGCCTCTTACAGTCCAACCTATCATATGGAACTATGATCATTGCCTTCGGCTGTATCCAACTCCTCACACG ATAGTATTGGGTGACAAGAGTGAGCAGAAGGCCTTCAAATATACAGGAATCACTTGTTTCAATCCTGGTTCTTTTGCCAATGACAGCACTTTCGCAGCATACCGTCCTTGCACTAAGGAGGTTGAGCTTTCTGCATTAGAAAGCTAA